A region of Bombilactobacillus folatiphilus DNA encodes the following proteins:
- a CDS encoding PTS sugar transporter subunit IIA: MFGFKKKKVVSNAIVAPVNGELIALSELQDGVFSSGMMGQGYAVVPSDGNVVAPINGTVVSIFPTKHALTFKDDQGHEILLHLGIDTVELAGKPFVIKVQEGQSVTTGTQLAQMDLAMIQADDKNPSVILIWTNLKDEQLKLTASGTVAAGEAVAELK, translated from the coding sequence ATGTTTGGTTTCAAGAAGAAAAAAGTTGTATCAAATGCCATTGTCGCACCAGTCAATGGCGAATTAATTGCTTTGTCAGAATTGCAAGATGGCGTGTTTTCCAGTGGTATGATGGGACAAGGTTATGCTGTGGTACCCAGCGATGGCAATGTGGTGGCGCCTATCAACGGTACCGTCGTTTCGATTTTTCCTACCAAGCATGCCTTGACGTTTAAAGATGATCAAGGTCACGAAATTTTATTGCATTTGGGAATTGATACGGTGGAATTAGCTGGTAAACCGTTTGTCATCAAGGTTCAAGAAGGCCAAAGTGTGACAACAGGCACGCAATTAGCGCAGATGGATCTGGCAATGATTCAAGCCGATGATAAGAATCCGAGTGTGATTTTGATTTGGACTAATTTGAAAGACGAACAACTCAAACTTACTGCTAGTGGTACCGTAGCAGCAGGTGAGGCAGTGGCCGAGTTGAAGTAA
- a CDS encoding MalY/PatB family protein: MEYNFDEIIDRHDEKCRKWDRSIIEQEFGPIPDDFIPMWIADMDFRSPQGILDAFMKASQRGTFGYTYTYPEFYQTVVQWQKQQHQVDMDPEWITLGYGSVATMYNLVQQFCDATHGVMTLTPTYGPFGRCARENNVPVGTSPLILQANRYQIDWDDLEQKLQAQQPRLLFFCNPHNPSGRVWSPQEIERIAQLCLANGTIMVSDEVHSEHILHNGQHTSALTLPEQYLQNLIFLTSPNKVFNLGGLKTSYSIIPNAQLRERLRANYQKNSITSPNIFGITAIVAGYQTGNDWRRAMVNYVSRNYELAQQMLTDPRLQLIPMESSYLLWVRVSGFGVSGRTFTQELATQQGVILEPGTDFVADGEKFVRINLAMPRIQIQTALQRLNQFIEKRF, translated from the coding sequence ATGGAGTATAACTTTGATGAAATTATTGATCGCCACGATGAAAAATGTCGCAAGTGGGATCGTTCAATTATTGAACAGGAATTTGGTCCAATTCCAGATGATTTTATTCCGATGTGGATTGCCGATATGGATTTTCGTTCACCGCAAGGAATTTTGGATGCATTTATGAAAGCTAGTCAGCGTGGAACCTTTGGCTACACTTATACGTATCCAGAATTTTATCAAACGGTGGTTCAATGGCAAAAGCAGCAACATCAAGTGGATATGGATCCCGAATGGATTACGTTGGGTTATGGTAGTGTAGCTACAATGTATAATTTGGTGCAGCAATTTTGTGATGCGACACACGGCGTGATGACGTTGACGCCCACTTACGGTCCATTTGGCCGGTGTGCCCGCGAAAATAATGTGCCAGTCGGCACCAGTCCGTTGATTTTGCAGGCTAATCGTTATCAGATTGATTGGGACGATTTGGAACAAAAATTGCAGGCGCAACAACCGCGTTTACTCTTCTTTTGTAATCCGCATAATCCTTCAGGGCGCGTTTGGTCACCGCAAGAAATTGAGCGGATTGCCCAATTGTGTTTGGCTAATGGCACGATTATGGTCAGTGATGAAGTGCATAGTGAACATATTTTGCATAATGGGCAGCATACTTCGGCCTTGACATTACCCGAACAGTATTTGCAAAATCTGATTTTTCTGACTTCACCGAATAAAGTGTTCAATTTAGGCGGCTTAAAAACGTCATATTCCATTATTCCTAATGCTCAATTACGCGAACGTTTACGAGCCAATTATCAAAAAAATTCCATTACGTCTCCCAATATTTTTGGGATTACCGCGATTGTCGCAGGTTATCAAACGGGTAATGACTGGCGGCGGGCGATGGTTAATTATGTCTCAAGAAATTATGAATTAGCTCAACAAATGTTAACCGACCCGCGGTTGCAACTGATCCCGATGGAATCATCTTATCTATTATGGGTGCGAGTTAGTGGTTTTGGAGTCAGCGGCCGAACATTTACGCAGGAATTGGCGACTCAACAAGGGGTGATTTTGGAGCCGGGCACCGACTTTGTGGCTGATGGTGAGAAATTCGTCCGCATTAATTTGGCAATGCCACGTATTCAAATTCAAACAGCACTTCAGCGTTTGAATCAATTTATTGAAAAGAGGTTTTAA
- the malX gene encoding maltose/glucose-specific PTS transporter subunit IIBC, whose amino-acid sequence MQDKREKVTAWEFFQGLGKTFMLPVSLLAFMGLFLGIGSAFSSPSMLKLLPFLKITPIHLIFQFMSTIGGFAFTYLPIMFAIAIPLGLAREEKGIAAFSGFVGYFVMNMSINFYLKVTHQLVSVSKMQAAGQSNTFGIQTIEMGVLGGIIVGLIVYVVHTHFYQTQLPDSFAFFSGTRFVPIMSSVVLALVGLVIPMIWPLFSTLINSLGWVIQKAGAFGPFIYGTCLRLLIPLGLHHILLAMIRFTQAGGTAVVAGHHVVGALNIFYQELQHGLPISHHATAFLSQGYMPTMMFGLPAVALAIYKTSFPENRKKVKGLLISGVIASFVTGITEPIEFLFLFISPALYVFHSVMSGLGYMVMALLNVGIGNTDGGILDWLIFGVLQGPSTRYWIVPIVGVVWFTIYYFVFKWAIQKYNLKTPGREKHATADDDDNGSQFDVPQILAGVGGAMNIVNVDNCVTRLRLIVQDTGKVNEEQLKAAGALGVMVLDKQNVQVVIGTQIATVRKQFDAVLKKQTITEGESTQTDGV is encoded by the coding sequence ATGCAAGATAAAAGAGAAAAAGTTACTGCTTGGGAATTTTTCCAAGGTTTAGGTAAAACGTTCATGTTGCCAGTGTCTTTATTAGCGTTCATGGGCTTGTTTTTGGGGATTGGTAGTGCCTTTTCCAGTCCAAGCATGCTCAAATTGTTGCCATTTTTGAAAATTACCCCGATCCATTTGATTTTTCAATTTATGTCAACAATTGGTGGTTTTGCATTTACTTATTTACCAATTATGTTTGCGATCGCAATTCCGTTGGGCTTAGCGCGTGAGGAAAAAGGCATTGCCGCATTTTCTGGATTCGTGGGCTATTTCGTCATGAATATGTCCATCAACTTCTATTTAAAAGTTACGCATCAATTGGTTTCCGTCAGCAAAATGCAGGCGGCCGGTCAATCGAATACGTTTGGCATTCAGACCATTGAAATGGGCGTCTTGGGTGGTATTATTGTTGGTTTGATTGTCTACGTTGTGCATACGCATTTTTATCAAACTCAGTTGCCAGATTCGTTTGCTTTTTTCAGTGGGACCCGTTTTGTGCCGATTATGTCGTCGGTTGTATTGGCGTTAGTTGGTTTAGTCATTCCCATGATTTGGCCACTATTCTCGACTTTAATTAACAGTTTAGGTTGGGTCATTCAAAAAGCCGGGGCATTTGGCCCGTTTATTTACGGTACTTGTTTACGGTTATTAATTCCGCTAGGTTTACATCATATTTTGTTAGCGATGATTCGTTTTACTCAAGCTGGTGGCACGGCCGTTGTGGCGGGGCATCATGTGGTTGGTGCGTTAAATATTTTTTATCAAGAATTACAACATGGTTTACCGATCAGTCATCATGCCACAGCCTTTTTATCACAGGGATATATGCCGACGATGATGTTTGGTTTACCCGCGGTTGCGTTAGCTATTTACAAAACTTCGTTCCCAGAAAATCGCAAGAAGGTCAAGGGCTTATTGATTTCCGGTGTCATTGCTTCCTTTGTAACGGGTATTACCGAGCCAATTGAATTCTTATTCTTATTCATTTCACCCGCACTGTACGTTTTTCATAGTGTGATGTCTGGCTTAGGTTATATGGTAATGGCGTTATTGAATGTCGGGATTGGAAATACTGATGGTGGTATCTTAGATTGGTTGATTTTTGGTGTCCTGCAAGGTCCGTCGACGCGTTATTGGATTGTGCCGATTGTCGGTGTCGTTTGGTTTACAATTTATTATTTTGTCTTTAAGTGGGCTATTCAAAAATATAATTTGAAAACGCCCGGTCGTGAAAAACATGCAACAGCAGATGATGACGATAACGGTTCGCAATTTGATGTTCCACAGATTCTAGCGGGTGTCGGTGGTGCCATGAATATTGTCAATGTTGATAATTGTGTGACGCGTCTTCGCTTGATTGTTCAAGATACTGGTAAAGTCAACGAAGAACAATTGAAAGCAGCCGGGGCCTTGGGCGTTATGGTGTTAGATAAACAAAATGTGCAGGTGGTGATTGGTACGCAGATTGCTACGGTGCGTAAACAATTTGATGCAGTCTTGAAGAAGCAAACTATAACTGAAGGAGAAAGTACACAAACTGATGGAGTATAA
- a CDS encoding MurR/RpiR family transcriptional regulator, which yields MTLFFKKIERHSGDLSTAEQQVFDYIKETAPSFLDQDIQEIAQKTFVSTATVSRTVKKLGYRSLSEFKFYLRLALEGDQPEQLTKANFLQHAKLVPLVSRADLDFAQLKRVTHLIDLAHHVEFLGLGPSYTVAVDGARRLIFAGKNASSRSEWDEVEQVVATIDPRDLVFLISCSGETAVMGHYATVLAQRQVNTVGIIGNPGSSIAQKVTEVFEVKIPNVYYRDLDLSTRIPLLRIIEIIIDEYIYQYKL from the coding sequence ATGACGTTATTTTTTAAAAAAATTGAGCGACATAGCGGGGATTTGAGTACGGCGGAACAACAGGTTTTTGATTATATTAAAGAGACTGCGCCAAGCTTTTTAGATCAAGATATTCAAGAAATTGCGCAAAAAACTTTTGTGTCGACAGCCACGGTGAGCCGCACGGTAAAAAAGTTAGGCTATCGAAGTTTATCAGAATTCAAGTTTTATCTGCGCTTGGCGTTGGAGGGTGACCAACCTGAACAATTAACGAAAGCCAATTTTTTGCAACATGCCAAATTAGTGCCGCTAGTCAGTCGAGCGGATTTGGACTTTGCACAATTAAAACGGGTGACCCATTTGATTGATTTGGCACATCATGTGGAATTTTTAGGCTTGGGACCATCTTACACCGTGGCAGTTGATGGTGCCCGTCGATTAATTTTTGCAGGGAAAAATGCTTCCAGCCGTTCAGAATGGGATGAAGTAGAACAAGTCGTGGCCACCATCGATCCTCGCGATTTAGTCTTTTTGATTTCTTGTTCTGGTGAAACAGCGGTTATGGGACATTATGCAACCGTTTTGGCACAGCGGCAGGTGAATACAGTCGGTATCATCGGCAATCCGGGCAGTTCGATCGCCCAGAAAGTTACGGAAGTTTTTGAAGTCAAGATTCCCAATGTTTACTATCGCGATTTAGATTTGTCGACGCGGATACCGCTGTTGCGAATTATTGAAATTATTATTGATGAATACATTTATCAATATAAATTATAA
- a CDS encoding type 1 glutamine amidotransferase family protein codes for MKQAVFVMLDEYSDWEGVYLSSMLNQNKDWEVKTASTQQEVVSIGDFKTAVDYYLEQIPADCQLLILIGGNSWQIKNSVLKQLIQERLTNHKFVGAICGAVDYLAKEGLLTNFKHTGNAQYLWKGFDQYQNESDFFDEQTIRDRNLVTANGTAALEFTQQVLKMIKFKKSDQIDKDMYLYKYGFYQYCKKYGNPFS; via the coding sequence TTGAAGCAGGCAGTTTTTGTGATGTTAGATGAATACTCTGACTGGGAGGGCGTTTATCTTTCCAGTATGTTAAATCAAAACAAAGATTGGGAAGTAAAAACTGCTTCTACCCAGCAAGAGGTAGTTTCAATTGGCGATTTTAAAACTGCGGTAGATTATTATTTGGAGCAAATACCTGCTGATTGTCAGCTATTGATATTGATTGGTGGAAATTCATGGCAGATTAAAAATAGTGTATTAAAACAGCTGATTCAAGAACGGCTAACGAATCACAAGTTCGTGGGAGCAATCTGTGGTGCTGTAGATTATCTCGCTAAAGAAGGATTACTTACCAACTTTAAACATACTGGTAACGCACAATATTTGTGGAAAGGCTTTGACCAATATCAAAACGAATCAGACTTTTTTGATGAACAAACAATACGCGATCGTAATTTAGTCACTGCTAATGGTACTGCAGCACTAGAATTTACACAGCAAGTCTTGAAGATGATTAAGTTTAAAAAGAGTGATCAAATAGACAAGGATATGTATTTATATAAATACGGCTTTTACCAATATTGCAAAAAATACGGTAATCCCTTTTCTTGA
- a CDS encoding pyruvate oxidase gives MKINAADKMVQVMQAWGIDNVYGLPGDSVDTTIEALYRKRDEIKFTQVRHEEVAALAAAAHAKLTGQVSACLSIGGPGAIHLLNGLYDAKMDHAPVVAILGQIQSHLLNTGFFQEVNTPQLFEDVAVYNRMVTNPATLPAVMDEAIRAAYTHKGVAVLTIPDDVPDHKIPDTFKPTAGQFHLEAPKADVKDIDQALAMIKKAKNPVALIGVGAHDAQAQAKEFVERYSIPFIQTMPAKGTIDDDHPNALGQIGKLGTKPAYEAMFNADLLMLIGTDYPYAPYINQKIPTIQIDNDPSKIGHRHNIDVAIVADTKDALTLLNTRGEVISQRPFLKACQKNMKTWRSWMEDVKNKKHTGVLPSKMFAKMSEVAPDNTVWSIDVGTSTSFGARFVDAKSTQKYTISAWLGTMGCALPGAIASKIAMPQRPVYAINGDGAFAMVMQDFVTAVKYDLPMVVVVLNNHLLAFIEYEQQSAGQQNYGVDLADIDFAKFAEACGGIGINVTTDEEFAQAIKQYKNPTKPVLINAAVYDEAPLPGKIITDEAEGYMKFGFEYFKDKFQIPKMPPLREIIRQFL, from the coding sequence ATGAAAATTAATGCTGCCGATAAAATGGTTCAAGTGATGCAAGCTTGGGGCATTGATAATGTATATGGTTTGCCGGGAGATTCAGTCGATACGACGATTGAAGCTCTTTATCGTAAACGTGATGAAATTAAATTTACGCAAGTTCGGCATGAAGAAGTGGCTGCTTTAGCTGCTGCTGCGCATGCTAAATTGACCGGGCAAGTTAGTGCTTGTTTATCCATTGGTGGACCCGGGGCCATTCATTTGTTGAATGGTTTATATGATGCCAAGATGGATCATGCACCCGTTGTCGCTATTTTGGGGCAAATCCAATCTCATTTATTGAATACAGGTTTCTTCCAAGAAGTGAATACACCTCAATTATTTGAAGATGTAGCCGTTTATAATCGCATGGTCACTAATCCCGCAACTTTACCTGCTGTGATGGATGAAGCAATTCGGGCAGCTTACACGCATAAAGGCGTGGCTGTGTTAACCATTCCAGACGATGTTCCTGATCACAAGATTCCTGATACCTTTAAACCAACAGCGGGCCAATTTCATTTAGAAGCACCTAAAGCTGACGTCAAAGATATTGATCAAGCTTTGGCTATGATTAAAAAAGCTAAAAATCCTGTGGCTTTAATCGGGGTGGGTGCTCATGACGCCCAAGCGCAAGCCAAAGAATTTGTGGAACGTTACTCCATTCCGTTTATTCAAACCATGCCAGCTAAAGGGACGATTGACGATGATCATCCAAATGCTTTGGGCCAAATCGGTAAATTAGGAACCAAACCCGCTTATGAAGCAATGTTTAATGCTGATTTGTTGATGCTGATTGGGACCGATTATCCGTACGCTCCTTATATCAACCAAAAAATTCCTACGATTCAAATTGATAATGATCCAAGTAAAATTGGTCATCGTCATAATATTGATGTGGCGATTGTGGCAGATACTAAAGACGCTTTGACTTTGTTGAATACACGTGGTGAAGTCATTAGCCAACGCCCATTCTTAAAGGCTTGCCAAAAGAATATGAAAACTTGGCGTTCTTGGATGGAAGATGTCAAGAACAAGAAGCATACGGGTGTTTTGCCTTCCAAGATGTTTGCTAAAATGAGCGAAGTGGCTCCTGACAATACCGTTTGGTCTATTGATGTGGGAACTTCGACTTCCTTTGGGGCCCGGTTTGTGGATGCTAAATCAACGCAAAAATATACCATTTCTGCATGGTTAGGGACAATGGGGTGTGCTTTACCAGGCGCGATTGCTTCTAAAATTGCCATGCCGCAACGCCCAGTTTATGCTATTAATGGTGATGGGGCCTTTGCCATGGTGATGCAAGACTTTGTGACGGCCGTGAAGTATGATTTGCCCATGGTTGTAGTGGTCTTGAACAATCATTTGTTGGCATTCATTGAATATGAACAACAAAGTGCCGGTCAACAAAACTACGGTGTGGATTTGGCAGATATTGACTTTGCTAAGTTTGCGGAAGCTTGTGGCGGAATTGGGATTAATGTCACCACGGATGAAGAATTTGCCCAAGCAATTAAGCAATACAAGAATCCAACCAAGCCAGTTTTGATTAATGCTGCCGTTTATGATGAAGCGCCACTTCCCGGTAAAATTATCACAGATGAAGCTGAAGGTTATATGAAATTTGGTTTTGAATATTTCAAGGATAAATTCCAAATTCCAAAGATGCCACCATTACGCGAAATTATTCGCCAATTTTTATAA
- a CDS encoding PaaI family thioesterase, which yields MNLIQYLNIQTVQQQVDCVQLKLMVTPQVCQPFGQLHGGINSVLAETAASMGANLNLPAHQVAVGTQLQTNHLRSVTEGELFVQATPIQRGSRLQVWQAVTYQQARDQPTSLSTVTLLAVDNHHSIK from the coding sequence ATGAATTTAATACAATATCTGAATATTCAAACCGTGCAACAACAAGTTGATTGTGTCCAATTAAAATTAATGGTCACGCCCCAAGTTTGTCAACCGTTTGGTCAATTACATGGAGGCATCAATAGTGTGTTGGCGGAAACGGCCGCAAGTATGGGTGCCAATTTGAATTTACCCGCACATCAAGTGGCTGTTGGGACACAACTGCAAACGAACCATTTGCGGTCTGTGACTGAAGGTGAACTGTTTGTTCAAGCGACACCAATTCAGCGAGGCTCTAGGTTGCAAGTTTGGCAAGCCGTGACTTATCAACAAGCACGCGATCAGCCAACTAGTCTGAGTACAGTCACTTTGTTAGCGGTCGACAATCATCATAGCATAAAATAG
- the menB gene encoding 1,4-dihydroxy-2-naphthoyl-CoA synthase, protein MANWQTIKTYSEILFERQDHIAKITINRPEVRNAFTPDTIQEMMEAFTYCRDDQSIGVIILTGQGDLAFCSGGDQKVRGNGGYVGKDKVARLNVLDLQHLIRIIPKPVIAMVRGWSVGGGNILQLVCDLTIAADNAQFMQTGPKVGSFDAGYGSAYLARVIGHKRAKEVWFLCKPYSAQEAYEMGWINKVVPLADVEQETLAWCHEILKKSPTAIRFIKAAMNADTDGLAGLQQIAGDSTMLFYETDEGKEGRDAFLEKREPDFDKFPKFP, encoded by the coding sequence ATGGCAAACTGGCAAACTATCAAAACTTATTCAGAAATTTTATTTGAACGACAAGATCATATCGCCAAAATCACGATCAATCGCCCAGAAGTTCGCAATGCTTTTACCCCAGATACGATTCAGGAAATGATGGAAGCTTTTACTTACTGTCGTGATGATCAAAGTATCGGCGTCATAATCCTCACGGGACAAGGTGATTTAGCTTTTTGTTCAGGTGGCGACCAAAAAGTCCGCGGTAATGGTGGTTACGTTGGCAAAGATAAAGTTGCCCGCTTGAATGTCCTGGACCTGCAACATCTCATTCGTATCATCCCCAAGCCAGTCATTGCAATGGTTCGCGGTTGGTCAGTTGGTGGTGGTAATATTTTACAGCTTGTCTGTGATTTAACAATTGCCGCTGACAATGCTCAATTCATGCAAACGGGTCCTAAAGTCGGCAGTTTTGATGCTGGCTACGGTTCCGCTTATCTCGCCCGCGTCATTGGTCACAAACGGGCCAAAGAAGTTTGGTTTTTGTGCAAACCTTATTCCGCCCAGGAAGCTTACGAAATGGGCTGGATTAACAAGGTTGTTCCTTTGGCCGATGTCGAACAAGAAACTTTGGCTTGGTGTCACGAAATCCTCAAGAAATCCCCAACCGCTATTCGTTTCATCAAGGCGGCCATGAATGCAGACACCGACGGTTTAGCTGGTTTACAGCAAATTGCGGGTGATTCCACCATGTTATTTTACGAAACAGATGAAGGCAAAGAAGGCCGCGACGCCTTTTTAGAAAAACGCGAACCGGACTTCGATAAATTCCCTAAATTCCCATAA
- a CDS encoding o-succinylbenzoate--CoA ligase → MQTWLNKRASLAPQQIGLYYQGQSYTFQQIKQSVQHRAQQLVTLGVSTHEHVGIYGQNTFENYLNILALLQLNATIVFCNIRLASTELTQQLTDAKVKMCLVDQNTCPTNLADIHNLQVITLASLQQLQPTAFDDVDIQFRDVASLMYTSGTTGQPKGVLQTYGNHWASAMNTLLNFQVTQQDCWLCVVPLFHISGFSIVLRSLIYGIPLYLVEHFDAQICHRLLVDQPITIMSVVPTMLQELLAHNVSHQPYNDAFRLMFLGGAPLNSTLLTQCQQQHILVVQSYGMTETCSNVVALNNADAQRKQGSCGQALFTNQIRIADTGEIQLKSPALTPGYWHQAERWQAKLTTDDWFQTGDVGYLDDENFLFIKGRLDDMFVSGGENIFPNEIENVYQQIPQIQEIGVTSKPDLKWGAVPVAYLVGNDVPTADELIAFGRKNLAHYKVPVAFHQVDQLPHNSSGKLLRRKLINLVF, encoded by the coding sequence ATGCAAACTTGGCTCAATAAACGCGCTAGCTTAGCACCACAGCAAATCGGTTTGTACTATCAAGGACAATCTTACACTTTCCAACAAATCAAGCAATCCGTGCAACACCGCGCTCAACAATTAGTCACGCTCGGCGTCTCCACTCATGAACATGTGGGGATCTATGGTCAAAACACTTTTGAAAATTATCTCAATATCTTGGCGCTATTGCAATTAAACGCGACCATTGTTTTTTGTAATATTCGTCTAGCCTCCACGGAACTGACTCAGCAATTGACCGATGCAAAAGTCAAAATGTGTCTCGTGGATCAAAATACTTGTCCAACCAACTTGGCTGACATTCATAATTTACAAGTTATTACGCTAGCATCGTTGCAACAACTCCAACCTACTGCTTTTGATGACGTGGACATTCAATTTCGTGACGTCGCTAGCCTCATGTATACATCGGGGACGACCGGTCAACCCAAAGGCGTTCTGCAAACTTATGGTAACCATTGGGCTTCAGCGATGAACACTTTATTGAATTTTCAAGTCACCCAACAAGATTGCTGGCTTTGCGTCGTACCGTTATTTCACATTTCAGGCTTTTCAATTGTCCTGCGGTCATTAATTTACGGAATTCCATTGTATTTAGTGGAGCACTTTGACGCACAAATATGCCACCGACTCTTGGTTGACCAGCCGATCACCATTATGTCCGTTGTCCCCACGATGTTGCAGGAATTATTAGCCCACAATGTGTCACATCAACCTTACAATGACGCTTTTCGTTTAATGTTTTTGGGTGGTGCCCCGCTCAATTCAACTTTGTTAACGCAGTGCCAACAACAACACATTCTGGTCGTCCAATCTTACGGCATGACCGAAACTTGCTCTAATGTCGTGGCACTCAACAATGCCGACGCTCAGCGCAAACAAGGTTCCTGTGGACAAGCCTTGTTCACCAATCAAATTCGCATTGCCGACACTGGCGAAATTCAACTCAAATCACCCGCACTAACGCCGGGTTACTGGCATCAAGCCGAGCGCTGGCAAGCTAAATTGACGACTGATGATTGGTTTCAAACGGGAGATGTTGGTTATTTAGATGATGAAAATTTTCTATTCATCAAAGGTCGTTTGGACGATATGTTCGTGTCTGGTGGGGAAAATATTTTCCCGAATGAAATTGAAAATGTTTATCAACAAATCCCCCAAATCCAAGAAATCGGCGTTACTTCCAAACCTGATCTTAAATGGGGCGCGGTCCCGGTGGCTTATCTGGTCGGCAATGATGTACCGACAGCAGACGAACTGATTGCTTTTGGACGCAAAAATCTAGCGCACTACAAAGTTCCGGTAGCCTTTCATCAAGTCGACCAACTCCCCCATAATAGTAGTGGCAAACTCTTACGTCGAAAGTTAATCAATTTAGTCTTTTAA
- a CDS encoding DUF308 domain-containing protein, whose protein sequence is MKSYYRQFNWYRWLRIIFLALAGLIIFLNPDKSLNTILYLISAYLIGVGLIALHDGWLLSKSHSDNNSPYTTAVICFLLALLIFPIAHLLLPLLPVLLGIILLINGVNQFFSARANRHYVNVTPWWDYLYSGLLVLVGIALVFNPFDMLRFFFRILGVGLMVLAVMEFINTKLYKK, encoded by the coding sequence ATGAAGTCATATTATCGACAATTTAATTGGTATCGCTGGCTGCGAATCATCTTCTTAGCGTTAGCGGGACTTATTATTTTCTTGAATCCTGATAAAAGTTTGAACACTATTTTGTATCTGATTTCCGCGTATTTAATTGGAGTAGGTTTAATCGCTCTGCACGATGGCTGGTTGCTATCCAAAAGTCACAGTGACAATAACAGCCCGTACACCACCGCCGTCATTTGCTTCTTGTTGGCCTTGTTAATCTTCCCCATCGCACACTTATTGTTACCGTTGTTGCCCGTCTTGTTAGGGATTATCCTATTAATTAACGGCGTCAATCAATTTTTTTCTGCGCGGGCCAACCGCCATTATGTCAACGTGACGCCATGGTGGGATTATCTGTATTCGGGCTTATTAGTTTTAGTGGGGATTGCCCTAGTTTTCAATCCATTTGATATGTTACGCTTTTTCTTTCGAATTCTCGGCGTGGGCTTGATGGTGCTGGCGGTAATGGAATTTATTAATACCAAGCTTTATAAAAAATAA
- a CDS encoding NAD(P)-dependent oxidoreductase has protein sequence MKKLKILVTGTVPETGLAALKQICDVTYNPQLTTRAWVLAHLKDYDGLLLMGLAADRELIDAGVNLKIITANGAGFDHIDVVYATKKGIVVTNAPHAVRQPTAEMALALLLNVVRKVDFYDRKMQQGTWVDTNQVVNQGMNLPGKTLGIYGMGKIGQQLAQYAQALGMKIIYHNRHQLSVDQEANFQAQYVDFDTLVQQADVLSLHAPATAETAGIFNAAVFTKMKSTAYFINTARGALVNQSDLAVALSQGQIAGAGLDVFVDEPQVPKDLLKLDNVVLTPHAGTATQEARTATVAEAAHNLILFSQGQTLANQVN, from the coding sequence ATGAAAAAGCTGAAAATTTTGGTGACAGGAACCGTTCCCGAAACTGGTCTGGCTGCATTAAAGCAAATTTGTGACGTCACGTATAATCCGCAATTGACAACACGAGCGTGGGTCTTAGCGCATTTGAAAGATTATGACGGTTTGTTGCTGATGGGTCTGGCGGCTGACCGTGAATTAATTGATGCAGGTGTGAATTTAAAAATTATCACGGCTAATGGTGCAGGTTTTGATCATATTGACGTGGTTTATGCAACGAAAAAGGGCATTGTGGTGACAAATGCGCCGCATGCCGTGCGCCAACCCACAGCCGAGATGGCCTTGGCGTTGCTGTTAAATGTGGTTCGCAAAGTTGATTTTTATGATCGGAAAATGCAGCAAGGAACTTGGGTAGATACCAATCAAGTTGTGAATCAAGGCATGAATTTGCCCGGTAAAACGCTAGGTATTTATGGTATGGGGAAAATTGGGCAACAGTTGGCCCAATATGCGCAGGCATTGGGGATGAAAATTATTTATCATAATCGTCATCAATTATCTGTGGATCAAGAAGCCAATTTCCAAGCTCAGTATGTTGATTTTGATACTTTGGTGCAACAAGCCGATGTTTTATCGTTGCACGCTCCAGCTACGGCGGAAACAGCAGGTATCTTTAATGCGGCTGTATTTACCAAAATGAAGTCGACGGCTTATTTTATCAATACGGCACGGGGCGCTTTGGTTAATCAAAGTGACTTGGCGGTAGCCTTGAGCCAAGGTCAAATTGCGGGCGCAGGTTTAGATGTGTTTGTTGATGAGCCGCAAGTTCCAAAAGATTTACTAAAGTTAGATAATGTGGTGCTGACCCCCCATGCAGGGACTGCCACTCAAGAAGCGCGGACAGCGACCGTTGCCGAAGCAGCGCACAATTTGATTTTATTTAGCCAAGGTCAAACTTTAGCCAATCAAGTTAATTAA